A window of Metabacillus sp. B2-18 contains these coding sequences:
- a CDS encoding DUF4011 domain-containing protein, which produces MKDKLTQLKDRLNDLSKRNRSIRTLKLYDKWAFDISSIDKLKQKVDAKTVVDRVVEGKGHVVLLKQDVSNDDSLVQSGKLTSLYRNVKGIEEETGLYDLYVGYPFVSGCMLDGTYVRAPLFLYPVKLEREKVNGTQWKLDVDEGEPQLNRTLILAFKKFSGLDLDEKIYDEAEEQAKSIDFLKLITWLKEYSFNILWNNQQELEKFKDYKQSEIPEFQKGQFQLDNMAILGNYPQGNSALLKDYEDLILATEDEQADLGILSELLNAGEDLKTSDFDEGSTPKEIETKPEKEKFFVLDTDASQEEIINEVDRNRGLVVHGPPGTGKSQVIVNLIANSISQDKRVLLVCQKRAALMLFISA; this is translated from the coding sequence ATGAAGGATAAATTAACTCAATTAAAAGATCGATTAAATGATTTAAGTAAACGCAACAGGTCAATTCGGACCTTGAAATTATATGATAAATGGGCTTTTGATATTAGTTCGATTGATAAGTTAAAGCAAAAAGTAGATGCCAAAACGGTTGTTGATCGAGTAGTTGAAGGAAAAGGACATGTTGTGTTGTTAAAGCAAGATGTTTCTAATGATGACTCTTTGGTTCAATCTGGGAAGTTGACTTCTTTATATCGTAATGTAAAGGGAATCGAGGAAGAAACAGGGTTATATGATCTGTATGTAGGATATCCATTCGTATCTGGCTGTATGTTAGATGGAACATATGTACGCGCTCCTTTGTTTTTATATCCAGTCAAGCTTGAGAGAGAAAAAGTGAACGGTACGCAGTGGAAGCTGGATGTTGATGAGGGCGAGCCTCAGTTGAATCGTACACTTATTTTAGCATTCAAAAAATTTAGCGGATTAGATCTTGACGAGAAAATTTATGATGAAGCAGAAGAGCAAGCGAAATCTATTGACTTTTTAAAGTTAATTACGTGGTTAAAAGAGTATTCCTTTAACATTCTTTGGAACAATCAACAGGAGCTTGAGAAGTTTAAAGATTATAAACAAAGTGAAATTCCGGAATTTCAAAAGGGGCAATTTCAATTAGATAATATGGCGATATTAGGGAATTATCCTCAGGGAAATTCAGCGCTATTAAAGGATTATGAAGATTTGATATTGGCAACAGAAGATGAACAGGCTGATTTAGGGATTTTAAGTGAATTACTGAATGCTGGTGAGGATTTAAAAACGTCTGATTTTGACGAAGGTAGTACGCCTAAAGAAATAGAGACGAAGCCGGAAAAAGAGAAGTTTTTTGTTCTTGATACAGATGCATCACAGGAAGAAATTATTAATGAGGTAGATCGCAATCGTGGTTTAGTTGTTCATGGGCCACCAGGGACTGGTAAATCGCAGGTCATTGTGAACTTAATCGCGAATTCGATTTCTCAAGATAAACGTGTGCTTTTAGTTTGTCAAAAAAGAGCCGCACTGATGTTGTTTATCAGCGCTTAG
- the mscL gene encoding large conductance mechanosensitive channel protein MscL: MWNEFKKFAMKGNVLDLAVGVVIGAAFGKIVSSLVDDMIMPLVGLLMGGVDFTKLTVKIGEAELKYGQFLQNVVDFLIVAFSIFLFVRIINKYVNRKEKENKPAPVVDKNIELLTEIRDLLKNKQQP; encoded by the coding sequence ATGTGGAATGAATTCAAGAAATTTGCTATGAAAGGAAATGTCCTGGACCTGGCTGTTGGGGTTGTAATTGGGGCAGCGTTTGGGAAAATTGTTTCATCCCTTGTTGATGACATGATTATGCCACTAGTAGGCCTTTTAATGGGTGGAGTCGATTTTACAAAACTGACGGTAAAAATAGGGGAAGCAGAGCTTAAATATGGTCAATTCTTACAAAATGTGGTCGACTTTCTGATAGTTGCCTTTTCGATCTTCCTCTTTGTAAGAATTATTAACAAATATGTCAATAGGAAAGAAAAAGAGAACAAGCCAGCGCCTGTTGTTGATAAGAATATTGAGCTTTTAACAGAGATCCGAGATTTGTTAAAAAACAAACAACAGCCTTAA
- a CDS encoding DUF1801 domain-containing protein produces MNNTNLNPKVDEFLSAAKKWKEEFEKLREIVQDSELTEEFKWKHPCYTLNGKNIVLIHGFRDYCALLFHKGALLKDPQKILIQQTENVQSARQIRFTNLQEIIEMESILKAYILEAIEVEKAGLEVKTKEHSEFTIPEELHQKFDELPALKTAFEALTPGRQRAYILHFSQPKQSKTRVSRIMKCIERILIGKGLTDCTCGLSKRMPNCDGSHKNLK; encoded by the coding sequence ATGAACAATACAAATTTAAATCCAAAAGTTGATGAATTTTTAAGTGCCGCGAAAAAGTGGAAGGAAGAGTTTGAGAAGCTACGAGAGATCGTTCAGGACTCTGAGTTAACAGAAGAATTTAAGTGGAAGCATCCTTGTTACACGTTAAATGGCAAAAATATTGTGTTAATCCATGGATTTAGAGACTACTGTGCACTTCTCTTTCATAAAGGTGCTTTGCTTAAGGATCCGCAGAAAATACTCATTCAACAAACGGAGAATGTCCAGTCAGCTCGACAGATTCGGTTCACAAATCTACAAGAAATTATTGAAATGGAATCTATTTTGAAAGCTTATATCCTGGAAGCTATTGAGGTTGAAAAAGCGGGTTTAGAAGTGAAGACTAAGGAGCATTCAGAGTTTACTATACCGGAAGAGCTTCATCAAAAATTTGATGAACTGCCTGCCTTGAAAACAGCTTTTGAAGCATTAACACCGGGAAGGCAAAGAGCGTATATTCTTCATTTTTCTCAACCAAAACAATCAAAAACTAGAGTATCAAGGATTATGAAATGTATTGAGCGAATTTTAATTGGTAAAGGATTAACTGATTGCACATGTGGTCTTTCTAAAAGAATGCCTAACTGTGATGGATCACATAAGAATTTAAAATGA
- a CDS encoding methyl-accepting chemotaxis protein: MLADVNQNESKVRDLLQEISKSVNHIEGFGKQLTKNVEETNTISKEISLGFNEISSGTESQAAGIMDINEKIANTNEFIVAVSENSNTLKDLSVSTSDVTNKANETMKELVSNLEQVSQAQVQTDELMTSLEEKNKEISSILKAIEDIATQTNLLSLNAAIEAARAGEQGKSFAVVAGEVRKLAGHASSSATEISTILMDIQNQTSAVSSQISTGKIAIENSQKSAETSTLYFDSINEYMLNVQNKATEIQSMLKDLENNSQAIGQKVETISSVTQQSSASIEEMTASLEMQTERIGAITHSFDDLEKMIESLNKLTNNDVE; the protein is encoded by the coding sequence ATGCTTGCAGATGTTAATCAAAATGAAAGTAAAGTCAGGGATTTACTACAAGAAATCTCCAAATCAGTCAATCACATTGAAGGTTTTGGAAAACAATTAACGAAAAACGTTGAAGAAACGAATACAATTTCGAAGGAAATTTCGCTAGGCTTTAACGAGATATCTTCAGGTACCGAGTCACAAGCTGCTGGAATTATGGACATTAATGAAAAAATTGCGAACACGAATGAATTTATTGTAGCTGTATCAGAAAACTCAAATACGTTAAAGGATTTATCGGTATCCACCTCAGATGTAACAAACAAAGCAAATGAAACAATGAAGGAATTAGTATCAAACTTGGAGCAAGTATCACAAGCTCAAGTTCAAACAGATGAATTAATGACATCTTTAGAGGAAAAAAACAAAGAAATCAGCAGCATCTTAAAGGCGATTGAAGACATCGCAACACAAACGAATTTGTTATCATTAAATGCCGCTATTGAAGCAGCAAGAGCCGGAGAACAAGGAAAAAGCTTTGCTGTTGTAGCAGGAGAAGTTCGAAAATTAGCTGGACATGCAAGCTCCTCAGCAACAGAAATCTCAACCATTTTAATGGATATCCAAAACCAAACCAGTGCCGTATCATCTCAAATAAGTACTGGTAAAATAGCCATTGAAAACAGTCAAAAATCAGCCGAAACATCAACACTGTACTTTGATTCTATTAATGAATACATGCTAAATGTACAAAACAAAGCAACCGAAATTCAATCGATGCTAAAAGACTTAGAAAATAATTCACAAGCAATCGGACAAAAAGTCGAAACCATTTCAAGCGTAACACAACAATCCTCTGCTTCTATTGAAGAAATGACTGCTTCACTAGAAATGCAAACAGAGCGTATCGGTGCGATCACTCATAGCTTTGATGATTTGGAAAAAATGATTGAGAGTTTGAATAAGCTGACGAATAATGATGTGGAGTAG
- a CDS encoding DUF2187 family protein, whose protein sequence is MVNAKIGDVISFKREGETHEGVVSGVRENSVMVDYGMSKEKNEPLKTIVNHKNYKIKK, encoded by the coding sequence ATGGTGAATGCAAAAATTGGTGATGTAATTTCCTTTAAACGCGAGGGTGAAACCCATGAAGGTGTCGTATCAGGGGTTAGGGAAAATTCTGTGATGGTCGATTATGGTATGTCAAAAGAAAAAAATGAACCACTTAAAACAATTGTGAATCATAAGAATTACAAAATAAAGAAATAG
- a CDS encoding ATP-binding protein → MFGFQELLLNFLFLIIFILFIPIILEIHYTKISIRKRFWLHNLSYSLAILSCICFPIQIMEGYVFDLRLVALTFGGLYGGIYSILTLGGATVIFRLIVGGSGATATLIVVMLLSILLVLLSNRFMKSSRNKKVILGTTLSLLAAVIALLNSTLLFGATLNILFIITYIIITLTSTAVIIYLYEIFNESILIKKRLLRAEKMEIVSHLASSISHEVRNPLTVVKGFLQIMLQTDLPLKERNDYLNISIDEINRANEIITDYLIFAKPSPEKEKVLNIKEEIQRTCNLISPLANMKGIEIETETQDLYFKGEEQSFQQCLLNITKNCIEAMQNTGLLKIKTKMVNHNLLLIISDTGKGMNKEQISRLGEPYFTTKGREGTGLGMMVAINIIESMNGNLSVESELNKGTNFYICLPLVEND, encoded by the coding sequence ATGTTTGGTTTTCAGGAACTATTATTAAATTTCCTTTTTTTAATTATTTTTATCCTTTTCATACCCATTATTTTAGAGATCCATTACACAAAAATTTCTATTCGAAAGAGATTTTGGTTGCATAATTTATCCTATTCATTAGCTATTCTTAGTTGTATTTGCTTTCCAATACAAATTATGGAAGGATATGTTTTTGATTTACGGTTAGTCGCACTGACATTTGGTGGATTATATGGAGGTATCTATTCGATCCTTACATTAGGTGGGGCCACTGTCATTTTCCGTTTAATTGTTGGCGGGTCAGGTGCAACAGCTACATTAATCGTTGTCATGTTGCTTAGTATCTTGTTAGTTTTATTGTCCAATAGATTTATGAAATCCTCACGAAATAAAAAAGTTATACTTGGCACTACCCTTTCTTTATTAGCTGCTGTCATTGCTTTATTAAATTCAACTTTACTTTTTGGTGCGACTTTGAATATTTTATTTATCATTACTTACATAATCATTACACTAACTTCTACAGCCGTTATCATTTATCTTTATGAAATCTTTAATGAGAGTATCTTAATTAAAAAGCGTTTACTGAGAGCAGAGAAAATGGAAATAGTAAGTCATCTTGCTTCTTCCATTTCACATGAAGTTAGAAATCCATTAACTGTTGTAAAAGGTTTTCTGCAAATAATGCTACAAACTGATTTACCTTTGAAAGAAAGAAATGATTATTTGAATATTTCCATTGATGAGATCAACCGTGCCAATGAAATAATAACGGATTACTTGATTTTTGCAAAACCCTCCCCTGAAAAAGAAAAGGTTCTTAATATAAAAGAAGAGATCCAACGGACCTGCAACCTTATTTCTCCATTAGCCAACATGAAAGGGATTGAGATAGAAACAGAAACACAGGACTTATATTTCAAGGGAGAGGAACAATCTTTTCAACAATGCTTATTAAACATCACAAAAAATTGTATCGAAGCGATGCAAAATACAGGATTGCTTAAAATCAAAACAAAAATGGTTAATCATAATCTTCTGTTAATCATATCTGATACTGGAAAGGGTATGAACAAAGAACAAATTTCTCGTTTAGGAGAACCTTATTTTACGACAAAAGGAAGAGAAGGAACCGGACTTGGTATGATGGTAGCCATTAACATAATTGAATCAATGAATGGCAACCTAAGCGTGGAAAGTGAATTAAATAAAGGAACAAATTTTTATATTTGCTTACCTCTCGTTGAAAATGATTGA